In Halococcus salifodinae DSM 8989, the following are encoded in one genomic region:
- a CDS encoding UDP-3-O-(3-hydroxymyristoyl)glucosamine N-acyltransferase, with protein MNIGKQARVAGSAHVADGAKIGKHATIHDGAHVGADARIGKHVEIHENAQVETGARIDKHAHVHADASVGTNARVGKHVHVHENARVDEGARVGKHAHVHDHDVDGGRRTR; from the coding sequence ATGAACATCGGAAAGCAGGCTCGGGTCGCGGGGAGTGCACACGTCGCCGACGGTGCCAAGATCGGCAAACACGCCACGATCCACGACGGCGCACACGTCGGTGCCGACGCCCGCATCGGCAAACACGTCGAGATCCACGAGAACGCGCAGGTCGAGACTGGCGCTCGGATCGACAAACATGCACACGTCCACGCGGACGCGTCAGTCGGAACAAACGCGCGTGTAGGAAAGCACGTCCACGTTCACGAAAACGCTCGGGTCGACGAGGGTGCGCGGGTCGGCAAGCACGCACACGTTCACGATCACGACGTCGACGGCGGTCGCCGGACACGGTAG
- a CDS encoding carbohydrate kinase family protein, translating to MDDPAILVAGETLIDFLPAQPGPLSEVESFSRRAGGAAANVAIALSRLDTPPWFLTNVSTDGFGDFLGETLTENGIPDRIVTRSAHPTTLAFVAHDADADRSFTFYGADSAGGHLDAGVVSDDTLDRIEWLCVDAPVALAAEPARSALLTLCERARDHGCRVAFDPNTRRELWPDDATLHETLDAMLDRTDVVKTSIEDLDGTSFAGDDPADLAANLFAAGPHTVFLTRGADGSRAIAADRAPWGTVDVSHSGYDVDPVDATGAGDAFLAGVLHGLAGDESLDEVLAFANAVAALTTTETGAIDALPDHEAVTALRKSRSE from the coding sequence ATGGACGATCCAGCGATCCTCGTCGCCGGTGAGACGCTGATCGATTTCTTGCCCGCACAGCCAGGACCGCTTTCCGAAGTCGAATCGTTCTCACGGCGAGCGGGTGGTGCAGCGGCGAACGTCGCGATCGCGCTCTCCCGCCTCGACACACCGCCATGGTTTCTGACGAACGTTTCGACCGACGGGTTCGGCGATTTTCTTGGTGAGACGCTGACGGAAAACGGGATTCCCGATCGGATCGTGACGCGCTCGGCTCACCCGACGACGCTCGCGTTCGTTGCCCACGACGCCGACGCCGACCGGAGTTTCACGTTCTATGGGGCGGACAGCGCCGGCGGGCATCTCGATGCGGGCGTCGTTTCGGATGACACGCTCGATCGCATCGAGTGGCTCTGCGTCGACGCGCCGGTGGCGCTCGCGGCCGAACCCGCCCGTTCCGCACTCCTCACTCTCTGCGAGCGCGCCCGCGACCACGGCTGCCGGGTGGCGTTCGATCCGAACACGAGACGCGAGCTCTGGCCCGACGATGCAACCCTCCACGAAACGCTCGACGCCATGCTCGATCGAACGGACGTGGTCAAGACCTCGATCGAGGACCTCGACGGAACGTCGTTCGCGGGCGACGATCCCGCCGACCTCGCCGCGAACCTGTTCGCCGCCGGGCCACACACCGTGTTCCTGACCCGGGGAGCCGACGGGTCGCGCGCGATCGCCGCCGACCGTGCGCCGTGGGGGACCGTCGACGTCTCCCATTCGGGCTACGACGTCGATCCCGTCGACGCAACCGGCGCGGGCGACGCCTTCCTCGCGGGCGTCCTCCACGGACTCGCTGGCGACGAATCGCTCGACGAAGTCCTCGCGTTCGCCAATGCGGTCGCCGCACTCACCACGACCGAGACAGGGGCGATCGACGCGTTGCCCGATCACGAGGCCGTGACGGCGCTTCGAAAGTCCCGTTCCGAGTGA